A genomic region of Streptosporangium lutulentum contains the following coding sequences:
- a CDS encoding class II aldolase/adducin family protein: MSLSDLQPVPADRLLFRLPPTFETVEEERRHRRERLVAALRLFGRFGFEEGVAGHITVRDPEHTDHFWVNPFGMSFKQITVSDLILVNHDGQVVEGRYHVNQAAFAIHAMVHQARPDAVAAAHSHSVHGKALSSMGTLLEPLTQDACAFYEDHGLFDDYTGVVLETEEGRRIAQALGSFKAVILRNHGLLTVGDSVDAAAWWFITMERSCQAQLLAKAAGPTVRISHENAKLTHGQIGNDLVGWINFQPLHDQIIAAEPDLLD, from the coding sequence ATGAGCCTGTCCGATCTGCAGCCGGTCCCCGCGGACCGGCTCCTCTTCCGGCTGCCGCCGACGTTCGAGACCGTGGAGGAGGAACGCCGCCATCGCCGGGAACGCCTGGTGGCCGCGCTGCGGCTGTTCGGCCGGTTCGGCTTCGAGGAGGGCGTGGCCGGTCACATCACCGTCCGCGACCCCGAGCACACCGACCACTTCTGGGTGAACCCGTTCGGCATGTCGTTCAAGCAGATCACGGTGAGCGACCTCATCCTCGTCAACCACGACGGCCAGGTGGTCGAGGGCCGCTACCACGTCAACCAGGCCGCGTTCGCGATCCACGCGATGGTCCACCAGGCCAGGCCGGACGCGGTCGCCGCCGCGCACAGCCACTCGGTGCACGGCAAGGCCCTGTCGTCGATGGGCACGCTCCTGGAACCGCTGACCCAGGACGCGTGCGCGTTCTACGAGGATCACGGCCTGTTCGACGACTACACCGGCGTGGTCCTGGAGACCGAGGAGGGACGTCGCATCGCCCAGGCCCTCGGCTCCTTCAAGGCCGTCATCCTGCGCAACCACGGCCTGCTCACCGTGGGTGACAGCGTGGACGCGGCGGCCTGGTGGTTCATCACGATGGAGCGCTCGTGCCAGGCCCAGCTTCTGGCCAAGGCGGCCGGCCCCACGGTCAGGATCAGCCACGAGAACGCCAAGCTCACCCACGGCCAGATCGGCAACGACCTGGTCGGCTGGATCAACTTCCAGCCGCTCCACGACCAGATCATCGCGGCGGAGCCCGATCTGCTCGACTGA
- a CDS encoding DMT family transporter produces the protein MTHVSVRRGLLYVSIAATAWGTGGAAGALLYRTGGLGPVSVSFWRFAAGAVILLLASRFLGLGLGRVRGLGRIVVTGVAMAIYQTAYFAAIAESGLAVATVVTTGATPVFVAAGARLLLGERLGAAGMGSVAIALTGLAMLTLDGGPATVEAPGMGWALLSAAGYAGVTLLNRASADEPYATAMGGFVVGGLCLLPLALAQGLLPSGDLLASSAIIVYLGTVPTALAYGLFFAGLAAVRATTASVISLVEPVGAAVIGVLLLGERLTLQTACGAALLLAAVGLLALRERRDSSRTR, from the coding sequence ATGACGCATGTCTCCGTACGGCGGGGTCTGCTGTACGTTTCCATCGCGGCGACCGCCTGGGGCACCGGTGGCGCCGCAGGGGCGCTGCTCTACCGGACCGGCGGGCTCGGCCCCGTCTCGGTCTCCTTCTGGCGGTTCGCCGCAGGCGCGGTCATTCTCCTGCTGGCCTCCCGTTTCCTCGGCCTCGGCCTCGGGCGCGTCCGCGGCCTCGGGCGGATCGTGGTCACGGGCGTGGCCATGGCCATCTATCAGACGGCCTACTTCGCGGCGATCGCCGAATCCGGGCTGGCCGTGGCCACGGTGGTCACGACCGGCGCCACGCCCGTCTTCGTGGCCGCCGGAGCTCGCCTGCTGCTGGGCGAGCGGCTGGGCGCGGCCGGGATGGGCTCCGTCGCGATCGCTCTGACCGGCCTGGCCATGCTGACCCTCGACGGCGGACCGGCGACCGTCGAAGCGCCCGGCATGGGGTGGGCGCTGCTCTCGGCGGCCGGCTACGCGGGAGTGACCCTGCTCAATCGCGCCTCCGCCGACGAGCCGTACGCCACCGCCATGGGCGGCTTCGTCGTCGGCGGCCTCTGCCTGCTTCCCCTCGCTCTGGCCCAGGGCCTGCTGCCGTCCGGTGACCTGCTCGCCTCTTCGGCGATCATCGTTTACCTCGGCACGGTCCCGACCGCCCTGGCCTACGGTCTGTTCTTCGCCGGCCTCGCCGCGGTCCGGGCCACCACGGCCTCCGTGATCTCCCTGGTGGAACCGGTCGGCGCGGCGGTCATCGGGGTGCTCCTGCTGGGCGAACGGCTCACCCTGCAGACCGCCTGCGGCGCGGCCCTTCTCCTCGCCGCCGTCGGCCTGCTCGCCCTTCGCGAGAGGAGGGACTCCTCGCGGACGAGGTGA
- a CDS encoding acyl-CoA dehydrogenase family protein — protein MDFAFDAETEKLRGRLLDFMDECVYPAEEAFEAQAATSGWASPPLMEDLKEEARRRGLWNLFLPGEHGAGLTNLQYAPLAEIMGRSPRIAPTATNCAAPDTGNMEVLSMFGNEWQRKEWLEPLLNGRIRSAFAMTEPEVASSDATNIALSIVRDGSEYVINGRKWFASGAMNPNCKIFIVMGKTDPEASSHRQQSMILVPRDTPGMHVKRGMHVFGYSDADHGGHAEIVFEDVRVPVDNLIGEEGGGFSIAQARLGPGRIHHCMRLIGMAERAVELMCARTLSRSTFGTPIAQQGVVQDWIAESRVRIEQLRLLVLKTAWLMDTVGNRGAHTEIQIIKIATPRDVEWILDKAIQAHGAGGVSQDFPLAALWAGARSLRLADGPDEVHKRSLAYRELKKHMAPPAAPRD, from the coding sequence ATGGACTTCGCGTTCGACGCCGAAACCGAGAAGCTGCGGGGACGGCTGCTCGACTTCATGGATGAATGTGTGTACCCGGCCGAGGAGGCCTTCGAGGCCCAGGCGGCGACAAGCGGCTGGGCCAGTCCACCGCTGATGGAGGATCTCAAGGAGGAGGCGCGCAGGCGGGGCCTGTGGAACCTGTTCCTGCCGGGGGAGCACGGCGCGGGGCTGACCAACCTGCAGTACGCGCCGCTGGCCGAGATCATGGGCCGCTCACCCCGGATCGCTCCCACCGCGACGAACTGCGCCGCCCCGGACACCGGCAACATGGAGGTCCTCTCCATGTTCGGCAACGAATGGCAGCGCAAGGAGTGGCTGGAGCCGCTGCTGAACGGGCGGATCCGGTCGGCGTTCGCGATGACCGAGCCCGAGGTGGCGTCCTCGGACGCCACGAACATCGCGCTGTCGATCGTCAGGGACGGCTCCGAGTATGTGATCAACGGGCGGAAGTGGTTCGCCTCCGGTGCGATGAACCCCAACTGCAAGATCTTCATTGTGATGGGGAAGACCGACCCCGAGGCGTCCTCGCACAGGCAGCAGTCGATGATCCTGGTGCCGCGCGACACACCCGGCATGCACGTCAAGCGGGGCATGCACGTGTTCGGCTACTCCGACGCCGACCACGGCGGGCACGCCGAGATCGTGTTCGAGGACGTCAGGGTGCCGGTGGACAACCTGATCGGGGAGGAGGGCGGCGGTTTCTCGATCGCCCAGGCCCGCCTCGGACCGGGACGGATCCACCACTGCATGCGGCTGATCGGGATGGCCGAGCGGGCCGTCGAGCTGATGTGCGCGCGAACCCTGTCCCGGAGCACGTTCGGCACGCCGATCGCCCAGCAGGGGGTCGTCCAGGACTGGATCGCCGAGTCGCGGGTGAGGATCGAGCAGCTTCGCCTGCTCGTGCTGAAGACCGCCTGGCTGATGGACACCGTCGGCAACCGAGGGGCCCACACCGAGATCCAGATCATCAAGATCGCCACTCCGCGCGACGTGGAGTGGATCCTGGACAAGGCGATCCAGGCCCACGGCGCCGGCGGCGTCAGCCAGGACTTCCCGCTGGCGGCCCTCTGGGCGGGGGCGCGGTCCCTGAGGCTCGCCGACGGACCAGACGAGGTGCACAAGCGCTCCCTCGCCTACCGGGAGCTCAAGAAACACATGGCGCCTCCGGCGGCTCCCCGCGACTGA
- a CDS encoding VOC family protein, with product MTTTAKFLAVNIDCAEPKRLAEFYAAVFGYEIQYAEDSYAGIGDGTMTIYFQQNLDRKPAAWPGSDKQFHLDVRVPDLAKAVQDYLELGATKPDFQPDEASYVVLADPEGHLFCVCPPRD from the coding sequence ATGACCACGACCGCGAAGTTCCTCGCCGTTAACATCGACTGTGCCGAGCCCAAGCGGCTCGCCGAGTTCTACGCGGCGGTCTTCGGCTACGAGATCCAGTACGCCGAAGACTCCTACGCCGGCATCGGCGACGGCACGATGACCATCTACTTCCAGCAGAACCTCGATCGCAAGCCGGCCGCGTGGCCCGGCTCCGACAAGCAGTTCCACCTGGATGTCCGCGTCCCCGACCTGGCGAAGGCCGTACAGGACTATCTGGAGCTCGGGGCCACGAAGCCCGATTTCCAGCCCGACGAGGCCAGCTACGTGGTGCTCGCAGACCCCGAGGGGCACCTCTTCTGCGTCTGCCCGCCCCGTGACTGA
- a CDS encoding DMT family transporter encodes MTWVGISIALVGALGYALGAALQQFEAVSEGASLKLMRKPRWLLGGIIGLTGACLHAVALSFAPLIAVQPISVATLVFAVPLAAMMHGRRPRKEEIMGSIAVAVGLLGLVLLLPTHSVKPHLTNHEAFGFLGAVGLIVLVAHLAARKVTGSSKALLLSVGAGAVTASVSTFVRVVGGNFDGNLSGLLGWFLFAIPVLLICAIVLLQKSYEVGYFGIAYATVQVVDPITSIIAGVLLLGEAMPSGWLDVIPAIFAAALLVWGTITLGRLAPDHSVSALPREPVAINS; translated from the coding sequence ATGACTTGGGTCGGGATTTCCATCGCCCTCGTCGGCGCTCTGGGCTATGCGCTCGGGGCCGCGCTGCAACAGTTCGAGGCGGTTTCGGAGGGGGCCTCGCTGAAGCTGATGAGGAAGCCTCGCTGGTTGCTGGGCGGCATCATCGGTTTGACCGGGGCCTGCCTGCACGCCGTCGCACTGAGCTTCGCCCCGCTGATCGCCGTGCAGCCGATCAGCGTGGCGACGCTGGTGTTCGCGGTGCCGCTGGCGGCGATGATGCACGGCCGGCGCCCGCGCAAGGAAGAGATCATGGGGTCGATCGCGGTGGCCGTCGGCCTGCTCGGCCTGGTGCTGCTGCTTCCCACGCATTCCGTGAAACCGCATCTGACGAACCACGAGGCGTTCGGCTTCCTCGGCGCCGTCGGACTGATCGTGCTGGTGGCCCATTTGGCCGCGCGGAAGGTGACGGGCTCGTCCAAGGCGCTGTTGCTGTCGGTCGGCGCGGGTGCGGTGACGGCGTCGGTGTCCACCTTCGTCCGGGTGGTGGGCGGGAACTTCGACGGTAACCTGTCCGGGCTGTTGGGCTGGTTCCTGTTCGCCATCCCGGTGCTGCTCATCTGCGCGATCGTGCTGCTTCAGAAGTCCTACGAGGTCGGCTACTTCGGCATCGCCTACGCCACCGTCCAGGTGGTGGATCCGATCACCTCGATCATCGCCGGTGTGCTGCTGCTCGGCGAGGCGATGCCGAGCGGCTGGCTGGACGTGATCCCCGCGATCTTCGCCGCGGCCCTGCTGGTCTGGGGGACCATCACTCTCGGGCGCCTCGCCCCCGACCACAGCGTTTCCGCCCTGCCCCGCGAACCGGTCGCGATCAACTCGTAG
- a CDS encoding GNAT family N-acetyltransferase, whose amino-acid sequence MTANTPDPVTLEGDVVRLEPLSLTHIPDLFLAGGGDDEVWRWMPTPAPHSEAELTEIAAGLIEKPGVVPFTVILKETGRAVGWTTYHDVPGFDDSIEIGWTWYGRTVWRSAVNTECKILLIDHAFDKLGANRVMLKTDILNIRSQTAIRRIGGVAEGVLRRHRRRPDGTWRDTAYFSILDDEWPAHRARLTRLT is encoded by the coding sequence ATGACCGCGAACACACCTGATCCCGTCACTCTCGAAGGCGACGTCGTACGGCTGGAGCCGCTGAGCCTCACCCACATCCCCGACCTGTTCCTGGCCGGCGGCGGCGACGACGAGGTGTGGCGCTGGATGCCGACGCCGGCGCCGCACAGCGAGGCCGAACTGACGGAGATCGCGGCCGGGCTGATCGAGAAGCCCGGCGTGGTGCCGTTCACGGTGATCCTCAAGGAGACCGGCCGGGCGGTCGGCTGGACCACCTATCACGACGTCCCCGGATTCGACGACAGCATCGAGATCGGCTGGACCTGGTACGGCAGGACCGTCTGGCGCTCGGCCGTGAACACCGAGTGCAAGATCCTGCTGATCGACCACGCCTTCGACAAGCTGGGCGCGAACCGCGTCATGCTCAAGACCGACATCCTCAACATCCGCTCCCAGACCGCGATCCGGCGCATCGGAGGCGTCGCGGAGGGCGTGCTGCGCCGCCACCGGCGCCGCCCGGACGGCACCTGGCGTGACACCGCCTACTTCAGCATCCTCGACGACGAGTGGCCCGCCCACCGCGCGCGGCTCACCCGGCTCACATAA
- a CDS encoding YdeI/OmpD-associated family protein codes for MEPIFFAAPEDFRLWLEKHHTTETELLVGFFKKGTGRPSITWPESVDQALCFGWIDGVRRTIDAESYSIRFTPRKTRSTWSAVNIAKVAELTELGLMHPAGVSAFERRTEENSLLYSHERSQDPALTPEQEHRFRAETTAWTWFQGQPPGYRRTALHWVTAAKRPETREKRLTQLIEDSAQGRRLS; via the coding sequence ATGGAGCCCATCTTCTTCGCCGCCCCAGAAGACTTCCGCCTCTGGCTGGAGAAGCATCACACCACCGAGACCGAGCTCCTGGTCGGTTTCTTTAAGAAAGGCACCGGCCGTCCCAGCATCACCTGGCCGGAGTCCGTTGACCAGGCTCTCTGCTTCGGCTGGATCGACGGGGTCCGCAGGACCATCGACGCCGAGAGCTACTCCATCCGCTTCACCCCGCGGAAAACCCGCAGCACGTGGAGCGCGGTCAACATCGCCAAGGTCGCGGAGCTCACCGAACTGGGCTTGATGCATCCCGCGGGCGTCAGCGCCTTCGAGCGGCGCACCGAGGAGAACTCCCTCCTCTACTCCCACGAGCGGAGCCAGGACCCCGCCCTGACCCCGGAACAGGAGCATCGCTTCCGGGCCGAGACGACCGCCTGGACATGGTTCCAGGGCCAGCCACCCGGCTATCGCAGGACGGCGCTGCACTGGGTGACCGCCGCCAAAAGACCGGAGACCAGGGAGAAGCGCCTCACACAGCTGATCGAGGACTCCGCTCAGGGCCGCAGGCTCAGCTAG
- a CDS encoding FAD-dependent monooxygenase, which produces MGRAVVIGAGIGGLTAAVALQRRGWDVTVFERAASLEPVGSGLAVAANALKALDTIGVGDEIRELSAIQGEAGIRRADGRWLVKTTEEAASARHGDSVVLLRRADLVDALSARLEPGTVRLNTTVKEVDPETGGVIFETRGPETASGPHPAADHATAPEPHDGTGRESQLEAELVVAADGIHSPVRAALFPGHPGPRYAGVTSWRLLIPGGGVPGQAFESWGEGKVFGVMPLAGGLAYCYATDAVPAGGGGGDQRAELLRLFGDWHAPIPALLASASPENVLRNDVHHLATPLPAMHRGKVVLLGDAAHAMTPNMGQGACQAIEDAVVLAHVAGTGAGPAAYTAARLERTTGIVARSASICRVTRLRNPLAVRLRDAVVTLTWRLAPARAAGAMDDVLGWTPPSTPAKPPAPQTPTS; this is translated from the coding sequence ATGGGGCGCGCAGTGGTGATCGGGGCGGGGATCGGCGGGCTGACGGCGGCGGTGGCGCTGCAGCGGCGAGGCTGGGACGTGACGGTGTTCGAGCGCGCGGCGTCCCTGGAGCCGGTCGGCTCCGGCCTGGCCGTCGCCGCCAACGCGCTCAAGGCCCTGGACACGATCGGCGTCGGCGACGAGATCCGCGAACTGTCCGCGATCCAGGGCGAGGCCGGTATCCGGCGCGCCGACGGCCGATGGCTGGTGAAGACCACCGAGGAGGCCGCCTCCGCCCGGCACGGCGACTCGGTGGTGCTGCTGCGCCGCGCGGACCTGGTCGACGCGCTCTCCGCCCGGCTCGAACCCGGCACCGTCAGGCTGAACACCACGGTGAAGGAGGTGGACCCGGAGACCGGCGGGGTGATCTTCGAGACCCGAGGCCCGGAAACCGCCTCGGGACCCCATCCGGCGGCCGACCACGCCACCGCGCCGGAGCCCCATGACGGCACGGGCCGGGAGTCGCAGCTGGAGGCCGAGCTGGTGGTCGCCGCCGACGGCATCCACTCCCCCGTCAGAGCCGCGCTGTTCCCCGGCCACCCCGGCCCGCGCTATGCCGGGGTCACCAGCTGGCGGCTGCTCATTCCCGGCGGAGGCGTTCCCGGCCAGGCCTTCGAGAGCTGGGGCGAGGGAAAGGTCTTCGGGGTCATGCCGCTGGCCGGCGGCCTCGCCTACTGCTACGCCACCGACGCGGTCCCGGCAGGCGGCGGTGGCGGGGACCAGCGGGCCGAGCTGCTGCGCCTGTTCGGAGACTGGCACGCCCCGATCCCGGCCCTGCTCGCCTCGGCCTCGCCGGAGAACGTGCTCAGGAACGACGTCCACCACCTCGCCACCCCGCTGCCCGCGATGCACCGCGGAAAGGTCGTCCTGCTGGGCGACGCGGCGCACGCCATGACCCCCAACATGGGCCAGGGCGCCTGCCAGGCGATCGAGGACGCGGTGGTGCTGGCCCACGTCGCGGGCACCGGCGCGGGGCCGGCCGCCTACACCGCCGCCAGGCTGGAACGGACCACCGGGATCGTCGCCCGATCCGCCTCGATCTGCCGGGTCACCCGGCTGCGCAATCCGCTGGCCGTACGGCTGCGCGACGCCGTGGTGACGCTCACCTGGCGCCTCGCCCCCGCTCGCGCGGCGGGCGCGATGGACGACGTGCTCGGCTGGACTCCTCCCTCGACGCCCGCGAAGCCCCCGGCACCCCAGACGCCTACGAGTTGA
- a CDS encoding lipase/acyltransferase domain-containing protein, producing the protein MPDRFWSRAVLAALTLLAVFPGTAGASQPGRIPVVLFPAFHLTKLMVTVDDQTAAPGCPRSGRFEDWFRNDHPSTVFSQVCQDRLLTLRYRGSPSTPMSSRFSNQPGVDVRIVGYGRTGSAPFYEPLYRRLEAAGYVRDADIRVAGYDSRLTPDMGGFLRRTRELVEDTYRDNGDRPVHLIGHSNGPLYAQYLLTHTTRAWRDKYIHGFTPIAGNFPGQGLLYPVLFTGLNVQDFGYPATEENAGSSARLYLSAPSSYMSASDPEVFGDREVVVRDASTGRDYTPRDYPRLFADANLPVAGEIADHYVGFIAFADARSFPDVDVYAERGFGLATVVGARLPNLTVGQVADTSGFLNRDGDGNQEDITNEAVLAWKAMGCHRFSLTDNPGVDHFALPGDRNVLDRLLAHLERPRSLCPSR; encoded by the coding sequence ATGCCCGACAGATTCTGGAGCCGGGCCGTGCTCGCGGCACTGACCCTGCTGGCGGTGTTTCCGGGTACGGCCGGGGCGTCGCAGCCGGGCAGGATCCCGGTCGTGCTGTTTCCCGCGTTCCATCTCACCAAGCTCATGGTGACCGTCGACGACCAGACGGCGGCTCCCGGATGCCCCCGGTCGGGCCGTTTCGAGGACTGGTTCCGCAACGATCACCCGAGCACCGTCTTCAGCCAGGTCTGCCAGGATCGGCTCCTCACGCTCCGCTACCGGGGGAGTCCGTCCACCCCGATGTCGTCGCGCTTTTCGAATCAGCCCGGGGTCGACGTCCGGATCGTCGGTTACGGCAGAACGGGCAGCGCGCCGTTCTACGAGCCGCTGTACCGCAGGCTCGAGGCCGCCGGGTACGTGCGGGACGCCGATATCCGGGTCGCCGGTTACGACTCCAGGCTCACCCCGGACATGGGCGGTTTCCTGCGGCGGACCCGCGAACTCGTCGAGGACACCTACCGGGACAACGGCGACCGGCCCGTGCACCTGATCGGCCACTCCAACGGGCCGCTCTACGCGCAGTACCTCCTCACCCACACCACACGTGCGTGGCGAGACAAGTACATCCACGGGTTCACGCCGATCGCGGGTAACTTCCCGGGGCAGGGCCTGCTGTACCCGGTGCTGTTCACGGGGCTGAACGTCCAGGACTTCGGTTATCCGGCGACCGAGGAGAACGCCGGGAGCAGCGCGCGCCTGTACCTGAGCGCGCCCTCGTCCTACATGAGCGCGTCCGACCCCGAGGTCTTCGGTGATCGCGAGGTCGTCGTCCGGGACGCCTCCACCGGCCGCGACTACACCCCGCGCGACTACCCGCGCCTGTTCGCCGACGCGAACCTGCCGGTGGCCGGGGAGATCGCCGACCACTACGTCGGGTTCATCGCGTTCGCCGACGCCCGGTCGTTCCCCGACGTGGACGTGTACGCGGAGAGGGGCTTCGGGCTGGCGACGGTCGTGGGGGCACGGCTGCCGAATCTGACCGTGGGGCAGGTGGCCGATACCTCCGGGTTCCTGAACCGGGACGGCGACGGCAACCAGGAGGACATCACCAACGAGGCGGTGCTGGCCTGGAAGGCGATGGGCTGTCATCGGTTCAGCCTCACCGACAACCCCGGGGTGGACCATTTCGCGCTGCCGGGCGACCGGAACGTGCTCGATCGCCTGCTCGCTCACCTCGAACGCCCGCGCTCGCTCTGCCCGTCCCGGTAA
- a CDS encoding TetR/AcrR family transcriptional regulator produces MKPQRAELIAETAVTLLAERGMRGLTHRAVDEAAGLPPGSTSNLARTRSALLELTLARLTEVESDVLASVFDLAGPATPDMLAEVTAQALWAQLTTGRRRTIARYELAMEATRRPELRKIYDEMGIRFRDPVIAILSAAGSPDPVRHGRQLVAFGEGVMFDAIVGAGAEPTLDDLRLGARELLRGMLAG; encoded by the coding sequence GTGAAGCCCCAACGCGCCGAACTCATCGCGGAGACCGCCGTCACCCTGCTGGCCGAGCGGGGCATGCGCGGCCTGACCCACCGGGCGGTGGACGAGGCGGCCGGGCTGCCACCGGGCTCGACGTCCAATCTGGCCCGCACCCGTTCGGCGCTGCTGGAGCTGACTCTCGCGCGGCTCACCGAGGTGGAGTCCGACGTGCTCGCCTCGGTGTTCGACCTCGCGGGGCCGGCCACGCCGGACATGCTGGCCGAGGTGACGGCCCAGGCGCTCTGGGCACAGCTGACCACCGGCCGCCGCCGGACGATCGCCCGTTACGAGCTCGCCATGGAGGCCACCCGCCGCCCCGAACTGCGCAAGATCTACGACGAGATGGGGATCCGGTTCCGTGACCCCGTGATCGCGATCCTCTCCGCCGCGGGATCGCCGGATCCGGTACGGCACGGCCGCCAGCTGGTCGCCTTCGGCGAGGGCGTGATGTTCGACGCCATCGTCGGGGCGGGAGCCGAGCCGACCCTGGACGACCTCCGCCTCGGAGCGCGGGAACTGCTGCGCGGCATGCTCGCCGGGTGA
- a CDS encoding M14 family zinc carboxypeptidase: MRRRLTVMIAVLALLCVGMTGAGASAEPQPNGQYKVQGPSDARQRSAVAATGAAIDQVDSASIVVTATEAEVAEIKRLGYTVTKIAKPLYPVEPEKRADFPPADSGYHNYAELTAAVNQIVADHPAIARKISYGTSYEGRDLMAVKISDNVGTDENEPEVLFTHHQHAREHLTVEMALYLLNQLTDGYGSDSRITNLVNGREIWIMPDLNPDGGEYDIANGSYRSWRKNRQPNAGSSSVGTDLNRNWAYQFGCCGGSSGSTSSETYRGTAGESAPEVKAAANWVRSRVVGGVQQITSHIDWHTYGELVLWPYGYTFNDTASGLTQDDRDAFAALGQNMASTNNYTPQQASDLYITDGSIGDWMWATYKIFSYTFEMYPTGSPGFYPPDEQIVTQTSRNREAAFRFLEYSDCVYRITGKESQYCGTGTPPTTVYSDTFETATGWTVNPGGTDTATLGAWERGDPAATTSSGAKQLGTTVSGTNDLVTGRLAGTAAGDYDLDGGTTSVRSPAITLPTGTLNLSFSWYLAHGSNASSADFLRVRVVGSTTTQVFQQLGAASNRNGAWATATADISAFAGQSVRILIEAGDASGASLVEAGIDDVTITRQP, translated from the coding sequence GTGAGACGTCGTCTGACCGTGATGATCGCGGTCCTGGCGCTGTTATGCGTCGGCATGACCGGGGCGGGCGCCTCGGCCGAGCCGCAGCCGAACGGCCAGTACAAGGTGCAGGGTCCGAGCGACGCGCGGCAGCGAAGCGCGGTCGCGGCCACCGGCGCCGCGATCGACCAGGTCGACTCCGCCTCGATCGTGGTCACCGCCACCGAGGCCGAGGTCGCCGAGATCAAAAGACTCGGCTACACCGTCACAAAGATCGCCAAGCCCTTGTATCCGGTGGAACCCGAGAAACGCGCGGACTTCCCGCCGGCCGACTCCGGCTACCACAACTACGCCGAGCTGACCGCCGCGGTGAACCAGATCGTCGCCGACCACCCGGCCATCGCCAGGAAAATCAGCTACGGCACCTCCTACGAGGGCCGCGACCTGATGGCCGTCAAGATCAGCGACAACGTCGGCACCGACGAGAACGAGCCCGAGGTGCTGTTCACCCACCACCAGCACGCCCGCGAGCACCTGACCGTCGAGATGGCGCTCTACCTGCTCAACCAGCTCACCGACGGCTACGGCAGCGACAGCAGGATCACCAACCTGGTGAACGGCCGCGAGATCTGGATCATGCCCGATCTCAACCCCGACGGCGGCGAGTACGACATCGCCAACGGCTCCTACCGCTCCTGGCGCAAGAACCGGCAACCCAACGCCGGCTCCTCCTCCGTGGGCACCGACCTCAACCGCAACTGGGCCTACCAGTTCGGCTGCTGCGGAGGCTCCTCCGGCTCCACCTCCAGCGAGACCTACCGCGGCACGGCGGGCGAATCCGCCCCGGAGGTCAAGGCGGCCGCGAACTGGGTGCGCAGCCGGGTGGTCGGCGGCGTGCAGCAGATCACGTCCCACATCGACTGGCACACCTACGGCGAGCTGGTCCTGTGGCCCTACGGCTACACCTTCAACGACACCGCCTCCGGTCTGACGCAGGACGACCGTGACGCGTTCGCGGCGCTGGGCCAGAACATGGCCTCCACCAACAACTACACCCCCCAGCAGGCCAGTGATCTTTACATCACCGACGGCTCGATCGGCGACTGGATGTGGGCCACCTACAAGATCTTCAGCTATACCTTCGAGATGTATCCGACCGGATCGCCGGGCTTCTATCCGCCCGACGAGCAGATCGTGACGCAGACGAGCCGCAACCGGGAGGCCGCGTTCCGCTTCCTGGAGTACTCCGACTGCGTCTACCGGATCACCGGCAAGGAGTCGCAGTACTGCGGCACCGGCACCCCGCCGACGACGGTCTACTCCGACACCTTCGAGACGGCGACCGGCTGGACGGTCAACCCGGGCGGCACCGACACCGCCACCCTCGGCGCGTGGGAACGCGGCGACCCCGCGGCGACCACCTCCAGCGGCGCCAAACAGCTCGGCACCACGGTCAGCGGCACGAACGACCTGGTCACCGGACGCCTGGCCGGCACGGCCGCCGGAGACTACGACCTCGACGGCGGCACCACCAGCGTCCGCTCACCCGCCATCACCCTGCCGACCGGCACGCTGAACCTGTCGTTCTCCTGGTATCTGGCGCACGGCTCCAACGCCTCCAGCGCCGACTTCCTGCGGGTGCGGGTCGTCGGTTCCACCACCACCCAGGTGTTCCAGCAACTCGGCGCGGCCTCCAACCGCAACGGCGCCTGGGCCACGGCCACCGCCGACATCTCCGCCTTCGCCGGGCAGAGCGTCCGCATCCTGATCGAGGCCGGTGACGCCTCCGGCGCCTCCCTGGTCGAGGCCGGAATCGACGACGTCACGATAACCCGGCAACCCTGA